TTGCACTTATCGAGTGCCAGCAAAAGTTTCCATACATGAGCCTCGaggtgaaaagaaaaatgaagcaAGAGTTTGATCGGTTTTTGCCTGAATATGGTCTTAATGATTTCTACTACCGGAGTTTCTTACGGCTTCATGGTTATAGCTCAAGGGTCTCTGCTGCAGATGTTGTTTATGGTATTACAGCACTTCTTGAATCATTTCTTGGTTCGGGTGGCTCCTCTGCTTCAAAACAGTTTGGCGAAGCTTATGATGCTCTGTCTTTGAACAATTTGGATAAACTTCGATCTGGAATGCAACAAGCAATCAAGGTTCAACGAGCAATTCTTAGGCAAGGAAGTACAGCAATCATGAAGAGTGGATGCATCCGAAGTGGTAGGAAATTCAGATGGGTGAAAGTTGAAGATTCCATGGATGCTAAGTATTTGGGATATCCTCAAGCCTTGACAAAGTTCTGTTACTTTCTAATGGATGctttgagagagaaaggagCTAGGATGAAGCCGATGCTATGTGCCTGCGCATCTCAACAACCTGGAAAGATACTCGTGGTTGGAGTTTGTGGGAAGCCGAGGCTCGGGGCAGTTAGAGGGAATGCTTTTGGCAATGCTTTCAGAAAGGCAGCTCAAGAAAGTAGAGCTGATTACTTTCACGAGCTATTCGAGTCTTCATGGATTGTCTTGGATTCTTCTGCAGTTAACTCTTTCATGATTAGATTAACTGAGATGCTCTGACATAGGAGTAGGACTCAATGGTCATCTTTGCTCTTCGATTCAGTGTGCTTTCTTTTGTAGTTTCCAATTTTTATCTCACACCTTTTACATTTTTACGACCCTGTGTAATAGGCAGAACTTGTTTAAATAACCAGAGTGTTATGTGAAAGGTCCTTGACTCGTATAAAGTTTTTTACAACTCTTACCTCTTGAGGTCTCTGATGTCAAAGGaattatgtttattatataaaagcATCtgatgaacactctttttttttgttttgaaaggataaattaaaaatacacgCAAGCACAGGACAAGACCAAAGATGATACGGGTTTCGCCTAGATCCCCAAAATTTGTACAAAGAGCATGAACAAACATAATTAAGTTCAACAAAGATTACTCCAACAATCCAGTTCTTTCTAGTCTAACCcaaatttgaaagagaaaataaaaaaaatgagaccTGCTCAGACTCGTGAAGTGAAATCTTCAGTGAGATGATGGAAACTTGAGAACAAAATGGCTTTAAGAGATTGTCTATATCTTATCTTGATGGCTTCTTTCTCCACAGGGTTGTCCCGCGGTTGATCTCCTGACCATCTCCAGACAACCTCAGGAGGTGCAAGAACTGGCTGTCGTTGTGACCCTGTGTGCCAGACGTGGCAGAGCCATTGGTTCCACCAATTTCTGAGGTGGTGAGTGAATCCACCACATCGTCTTGTTGACATTCTCTTCTGTAATCCAGAGTAATGACCTGAAGTTCGTGCGTGTCTACAATTTCTTGTGGTACGCTCTGCCATTACCAGGAAACAAGATCATATGATTACTAAAGTTATCATTTAAGCACATTCAGCTTTTCTCATACAACCTAGTGACTTACCTCGAGAACCCATCCAATGTAGGTGACATTATTGACATGCTGGTTCATGTCGAGATCAGCTCGTCTAGGCTGCAAAAATATGATCACAAACCCTTGAGGAATTTTGAAGCATAAAGTTGGAGAAAGAGTCCTATAATGCTATTGTGTGTACCTTAAGCCCAATCATTGAATACTGAGCCGGATCTTCGAGTTTTGGGATTTTCTTCAAGCTTCTGTTATTCTCTTCTGGAAATGCTAATCTATAAGttacataaaaagaaaacaatcttagcattcattcattcatgtCAATAACAATTTAATCGACCAGCAAGCTTTGCCCTGGTACTAAACTGTCCTTTTACCTGGGTTCTTGAGGACAGAAGACCAAGTACTCGTCCCGGACATCATCAGAAACTTTCTGAAGCCGTCTTGTGTCTTGGTTCATCATCACCCACTTGCTGAGAGACCAAAACACATACATCACACAACAAACTATAACAGGCCCATAAATCCAAGTTACAGAAACCTTTATCTTAACATAAAACATGTAACTCCAATATACGTCCATGGcacaaatattaaaacacaagGTCCCTAACCAAACTTTGCTATATTACTCGTACCTTGTAGCACGGCCAGTGACTTCACCAGTGGCACAATCCTTAAGAATCCAATCACGCCTTGTCCCAATCCTTCCTTCACTCTGACACCATGTCTCAATCTCAACCACATCACCCCTGTagtaaaaccaaaccaaagattCAAAGTTCTGGCTCACTAAAGTCAACATGCACACAgaatagaaaaggaaacaaacaaaccaagcaGGGTAATTGTAGATCTCAATGTGCATCCTAGCAGTAACCCAAATGAGATGCAATTTCCTCATCGTAGGTGTTGTTGCAAACCCATCAGTCGAAAACCCAACACTTTGTGCATGATTACATCCCacctcctatatatatattcacacaaataaaaaaaaagattcatactTTGTGACAtatcaagaagacaagaacaacaaaaccaatcatAGATTTAGAGAGACAAAATCTGACCTGTAAGAGATTAGCGATGGTTTCAATGGTGGCGGTTTTGTTACTACCGACTTCGTAAGATCTGACAACAAACTTCTCTTTATAAGACAAACCATCTTCAGTCAAACTACCTAATCGGAGCTGATCCGCGAGAGTACCCAAACCTTGTTCGGCTCGAATCACACTTCCTTGATCAGCAGATACAACCGCTCGCAAAGGATCCACCAAACCCGTCTTCTTCGTCTGAGAACAAGAGACGGAGGATGAGACAATTCTACGACGGGTGAAATTCACCGGATCAGATCGATGAGAATGCGAGAAGAAGAGTAAGCTTCTCTGTAACTTAGAATCAGTCACATTACACGAAAgcttcaacatttttttttttgaaaaaaattgaagaagcaaaagagaagaTGGAGGAACGAGAAGGTTCTGTTTCTTCGATTTCAAAACACTGTGAATGTGAATCTCCTCCGATGGGTCCGAGGCGAAAGTGAAGAAAGTAAGACTTTTTAAATTTGCC
The Camelina sativa cultivar DH55 chromosome 15, Cs, whole genome shotgun sequence DNA segment above includes these coding regions:
- the LOC104747060 gene encoding oleoyl-acyl carrier protein thioesterase 1, chloroplastic; the encoded protein is MLKLSCNVTDSKLQRSLLFFSHSHRSDPVNFTRRRIVSSSVSCSQTKKTGLVDPLRAVVSADQGSVIRAEQGLGTLADQLRLGSLTEDGLSYKEKFVVRSYEVGSNKTATIETIANLLQEVGCNHAQSVGFSTDGFATTPTMRKLHLIWVTARMHIEIYNYPAWGDVVEIETWCQSEGRIGTRRDWILKDCATGEVTGRATSKWVMMNQDTRRLQKVSDDVRDEYLVFCPQEPRLAFPEENNRSLKKIPKLEDPAQYSMIGLKPRRADLDMNQHVNNVTYIGWVLESVPQEIVDTHELQVITLDYRRECQQDDVVDSLTTSEIGGTNGSATSGTQGHNDSQFLHLLRLSGDGQEINRGTTLWRKKPSR